The proteins below are encoded in one region of Metabacillus dongyingensis:
- a CDS encoding DUF896 domain-containing protein, with protein MLSKEKMARINELSKKAKSSALSPEELKEQQSLRQEYLQVFRGSMKNTLKGVTILDPNGTDVTPQKLKDEKKRNLH; from the coding sequence ATGCTTTCAAAAGAAAAAATGGCTAGAATCAATGAACTTTCAAAAAAGGCTAAATCAAGCGCTTTGTCACCTGAAGAACTAAAAGAACAGCAAAGCCTGAGACAGGAATACCTGCAGGTGTTTCGCGGTTCCATGAAAAATACATTAAAAGGCGTTACGATCCTCGACCCAAACGGTACGGATGTAACACCTCAAAAACTAAAAGATGAGAAGAAGCGAAACCTTCATTAA
- a CDS encoding YneF family protein, which yields MDLWVVILVGVLALLAGVALGFFIARQYMMSYLKKNPPINEQMLKMMMMQMGMKPSQKKINQMMKMMNNQGAK from the coding sequence ATGGATCTGTGGGTAGTCATTCTAGTAGGCGTTCTGGCATTACTTGCTGGAGTAGCACTAGGATTTTTCATTGCTCGCCAGTATATGATGAGTTACTTAAAGAAAAATCCGCCAATTAACGAGCAAATGTTAAAAATGATGATGATGCAAATGGGAATGAAACCATCCCAAAAGAAAATCAATCAAATGATGAAAATGATGAACAATCAAGGTGCGAAGTAA
- a CDS encoding YneB family resolvase-like protein yields MNAIIYCRVSTVKEEQETSLLRQKEELINLSEQHSMNIVKVIEEQASGYDIERDGIFELFDCIKNQQVDAILIQDETRLGRGNARIALIHFLLKEGITLYSVTHNGRLLLSEADSMVLEIVSIVEEYQRKIHNLKIKRGMQRAVQNGFKPQNNLSNIHGSPGKDKKELPVSEIVRLKQNKLTFAEIAATLRGFGHDVSKATVHRRYQEYMKQSGDQ; encoded by the coding sequence CTGAACGCCATCATCTATTGCAGAGTCAGCACAGTGAAAGAAGAACAGGAAACATCTCTTTTAAGACAGAAGGAAGAGCTCATAAATCTTTCTGAGCAGCACAGCATGAATATTGTAAAAGTGATTGAAGAGCAGGCCAGCGGCTATGATATAGAGAGGGACGGGATATTTGAACTGTTTGACTGCATCAAAAATCAGCAGGTGGATGCAATCCTGATCCAGGATGAAACAAGGCTTGGGAGGGGAAACGCCAGAATTGCACTCATTCATTTTCTTCTAAAAGAGGGAATAACACTTTATTCCGTTACACATAACGGCAGGCTTCTGCTCTCAGAAGCTGATTCTATGGTGCTTGAAATCGTCAGCATTGTTGAAGAATATCAGAGAAAGATTCATAATCTGAAAATCAAAAGAGGCATGCAGCGTGCGGTCCAAAACGGGTTTAAACCTCAAAATAACCTGTCTAATATTCATGGGAGCCCCGGGAAGGATAAAAAAGAGCTTCCTGTTTCAGAAATTGTCCGCTTAAAACAAAACAAACTGACATTTGCAGAAATTGCTGCTACTTTGAGAGGCTTTGGCCATGATGTTTCAAAGGCAACAGTACATAGAAGATATCAGGAATATATGAAACAATCAGGAGACCAATAA
- the sirA gene encoding sporulation inhibitor of replication protein SirA has translation MRHYYVYLIEEEFANHFFGREAKLFHLFQEYLRTSPEQLEFYHLYKQIRYVTKSISADSIDNMIESSLMNQYNYAHTEGYHRIVSESKQGNAMLQVRDQYIEVTSIGSFDMEAIFFEILRKFDSCFLAMDFEAKRYGWLKPIKERKFV, from the coding sequence ATGAGGCACTATTATGTCTATTTAATAGAAGAGGAATTTGCGAACCACTTTTTTGGCCGAGAAGCGAAACTGTTCCATCTTTTTCAGGAATATCTTCGGACGAGCCCTGAGCAGCTGGAATTTTATCACTTATACAAACAAATCAGATATGTAACTAAATCAATTTCAGCTGATTCAATTGATAATATGATTGAATCCAGTTTAATGAACCAATACAATTATGCTCATACTGAAGGTTATCATCGAATCGTCAGCGAATCAAAGCAGGGGAATGCTATGCTGCAAGTAAGGGATCAATATATAGAAGTCACATCTATTGGAAGTTTTGATATGGAAGCGATCTTTTTTGAAATACTGAGAAAATTTGACTCCTGTTTTTTAGCTATGGATTTTGAAGCAAAACGATATGGCTGGCTAAAACCGATAAAAGAAAGAAAATTTGTCTAA
- the tkt gene encoding transketolase yields MSHSIQDLSIATIRTLSIDAIEKANSGHPGMPMGAAPMAYSLWTQFMNHNPKNPEWFNRDRFVLSAGHGSMLLYSLLHLSGYDLSMEDLKSFRQWGSKTPGHPEFHHTAGVDATTGPLGQGIGMAVGMAMAERHLAHTYNKESYPVVDHYTYAICGDGDLMEGISSEAASLAGHLKLGKLVVLYDSNDISLDGDLDRSFSENVEDRFKSIGWQVIRVEDGNNIEEISKAIEAAKKDETRPTLIEVKTTIGYGSPNMSGKSDVHGKPLGIDEIKLTKEAYAWTFEEDFYVPEEVYAHFKESAEQFGNKKEQAWNDLFESYKKEYPELAKQLNAGISGELLENWDEAVPVYEEGKALASRASSGEVLNALAKNIPYIFGGSADLAGSNNTSIKGAADFTAEDYSGRNIWFGVREFAMGAALNGMALHGGLRVYGGTFFVFSDYLRPAIRLAALMGLPVTYVFTHDSIAVGEDGPTHEPIEQLPSLRAMPNLSVIRPADGNETAAAWRIAIESETSPTALVLTRQNLKTIKGTSETAYEGVSKGAYTISASKKETADALLLATGSEVGLAVEAQDALLKEGIDVAVVSMPSWNRFESQSKEYRESVLPKTVKKRLAIEMAAPLGWERYTGDEGDVLAINQFGASAPGDKIMKEYGFTVENVMARVKALLEQ; encoded by the coding sequence ATGTCACATTCAATTCAAGACTTATCTATTGCTACGATTCGAACATTATCGATCGATGCAATCGAGAAAGCAAATTCAGGACATCCTGGAATGCCTATGGGGGCAGCTCCAATGGCTTACTCGCTTTGGACACAATTTATGAATCATAATCCTAAAAACCCTGAATGGTTTAACCGTGATCGTTTTGTATTATCAGCTGGCCATGGATCTATGCTGCTGTATAGTCTGCTTCATTTGTCAGGCTATGATCTATCTATGGAAGATCTTAAATCTTTCAGACAGTGGGGAAGCAAAACTCCAGGTCACCCTGAATTCCATCACACAGCTGGTGTAGATGCAACTACAGGTCCATTAGGCCAGGGAATCGGCATGGCTGTTGGAATGGCCATGGCAGAGCGCCATCTTGCACATACATACAATAAAGAATCATATCCTGTAGTAGATCATTACACATACGCTATTTGCGGAGATGGCGACTTAATGGAGGGTATCTCTTCTGAAGCAGCTTCTCTTGCAGGTCACCTGAAGCTTGGCAAATTAGTCGTTTTATATGATTCAAATGATATTTCTCTTGATGGCGACTTAGATCGATCATTCTCTGAAAATGTTGAAGATCGATTCAAATCTATCGGATGGCAGGTCATCCGTGTTGAAGACGGCAATAATATAGAAGAGATTTCTAAAGCAATCGAAGCCGCTAAAAAAGATGAAACTCGTCCAACGTTAATTGAAGTGAAAACAACAATCGGCTATGGCTCTCCAAATATGTCCGGAAAGTCTGACGTACATGGCAAGCCGCTTGGGATTGACGAAATTAAATTAACAAAAGAAGCTTATGCTTGGACATTTGAAGAAGACTTTTATGTTCCAGAAGAAGTTTATGCTCATTTCAAGGAATCTGCTGAACAATTCGGAAATAAGAAAGAGCAGGCATGGAATGATCTTTTCGAAAGTTATAAAAAAGAATACCCAGAGCTTGCAAAACAGCTGAACGCAGGAATCAGTGGCGAATTGCTTGAAAACTGGGACGAGGCAGTGCCTGTGTATGAAGAGGGAAAAGCACTTGCATCACGTGCATCCTCAGGTGAGGTATTAAATGCACTGGCAAAAAATATTCCTTATATCTTTGGAGGATCAGCTGATTTAGCGGGTTCTAACAATACATCCATTAAAGGAGCTGCTGATTTCACAGCAGAGGATTACAGCGGCCGCAATATTTGGTTTGGGGTACGTGAATTCGCAATGGGTGCTGCATTAAATGGTATGGCTTTGCATGGCGGCTTGAGAGTATATGGAGGAACATTCTTTGTATTCTCTGATTACCTTCGTCCGGCAATCCGTTTAGCTGCACTTATGGGACTTCCTGTAACGTATGTATTTACACATGACAGCATTGCTGTTGGGGAAGATGGACCAACCCATGAGCCGATTGAACAGCTTCCATCGCTTCGTGCAATGCCTAATTTATCCGTAATCCGCCCGGCAGATGGCAATGAGACTGCTGCAGCATGGCGCATTGCCATAGAGTCAGAAACGTCACCAACTGCACTTGTCCTGACTAGACAAAACTTAAAAACAATTAAAGGTACTTCTGAAACAGCTTATGAGGGCGTTTCTAAGGGAGCTTACACGATCTCAGCAAGCAAAAAAGAAACAGCAGATGCTTTGTTATTAGCTACAGGATCTGAAGTTGGCCTTGCGGTTGAAGCTCAGGATGCCCTGCTTAAAGAAGGTATAGATGTTGCTGTTGTCAGCATGCCATCATGGAACCGATTTGAAAGTCAATCAAAAGAGTACCGTGAATCCGTTCTTCCTAAGACTGTTAAAAAACGTCTTGCGATTGAAATGGCAGCTCCTCTGGGCTGGGAACGCTATACTGGGGATGAGGGCGATGTTCTTGCGATTAACCAGTTTGGCGCATCTGCACCTGGAGATAAAATTATGAAAGAGTATGGCTTTACTGTTGAAAACGTAATGGCGAGAGTAAAAGCGCTGCTTGAACAATAA
- the yneA gene encoding cell division suppressor protein YneA, with the protein MLKESFSYLLSFFIVVIVAVFALSYTGEKDRMDHYVNIEVTEGDSIWSIADKFKEHHNLSKSDFVEWVQEKNGMETAVIKPGEQVFIPIEKTAFYEVNQIASKK; encoded by the coding sequence ATGTTGAAAGAATCTTTTTCTTATTTACTCTCATTTTTTATCGTCGTTATTGTTGCTGTCTTTGCTTTATCTTATACTGGTGAAAAAGACAGAATGGATCACTACGTAAATATAGAAGTTACTGAAGGGGACAGCATCTGGAGTATTGCTGACAAATTTAAAGAACATCATAATCTTTCTAAGTCAGATTTTGTCGAGTGGGTACAGGAAAAAAACGGTATGGAGACTGCAGTAATTAAACCTGGTGAACAAGTCTTTATACCCATTGAGAAGACAGCCTTTTATGAGGTCAATCAAATAGCAAGCAAGAAATAG